One stretch of Thermococcus sp. 21S9 DNA includes these proteins:
- a CDS encoding CBS domain-containing protein → MRVKTLMTKDPVVIQLPATRDYALELFKKHNVRSFPVVNKEGKLVGIISIKNVLLNPDEDQLAMLVKRDVPTVKANDDLKKAVRRMLETDYRRVVVVDDEEKPIGILTVGDIVRRYLAKNEKLKDITIEPYYQRNVGVVWRGTPLKASLKALLLCNAMAIPVIDDEGNLIGMVDETDLLKDGEVVRVMKQTALSASSEEDWILESNPTLLFEKAELQLPQKPVEEIMNPNVVVATPHMSVYEVAQKMVQHHIEQLPVIKGEGELVGIVRDMDIIKVILNK, encoded by the coding sequence ATGAGGGTAAAGACCCTGATGACAAAGGACCCAGTGGTAATACAGTTGCCGGCGACGAGGGATTATGCGCTTGAGCTGTTCAAGAAGCACAACGTTCGTTCCTTCCCGGTCGTTAACAAGGAGGGAAAGCTCGTCGGGATAATAAGCATAAAGAACGTTCTCCTGAACCCGGACGAGGACCAGCTGGCCATGCTCGTTAAGAGGGACGTGCCTACTGTTAAAGCCAACGACGACCTCAAGAAGGCAGTCAGAAGGATGCTTGAGACAGATTACAGGCGCGTCGTGGTCGTTGACGACGAGGAGAAGCCAATAGGAATCCTGACCGTCGGTGACATCGTGAGGCGCTACCTGGCCAAGAACGAGAAGCTAAAGGATATAACGATTGAGCCCTACTACCAGAGAAACGTCGGCGTCGTCTGGCGTGGAACCCCGCTTAAGGCTTCCCTTAAGGCTCTCCTCCTATGCAACGCAATGGCGATTCCGGTCATAGACGACGAAGGTAACCTGATAGGGATGGTTGACGAGACAGACCTCCTCAAGGACGGAGAGGTAGTTAGGGTCATGAAGCAGACGGCCCTTTCCGCCTCAAGCGAGGAGGACTGGATTCTTGAAAGCAACCCAACGCTCCTCTTCGAGAAGGCTGAGCTCCAGCTTCCCCAGAAGCCGGTTGAGGAGATAATGAACCCCAACGTCGTCGTGGCAACTCCGCACATGAGCGTCTACGAGGTCGCGCAGAAGATGGTCCAGCACCACATCGAGCAGTTGCCCGTCATCAAGGGCGAGGGCGAGCTCGTCGGCATAGTCAGGGACATGGACATAATCAAGGTAATCCTCAACAAGTGA